A single genomic interval of Halobacillus halophilus DSM 2266 harbors:
- a CDS encoding RNA-guided endonuclease InsQ/TnpB family protein, which translates to MVKKNKAFKFKTEPNFEQLNLIKRTFGSARFIFNKMLDDRILAYEDYKNDQSELKKMKFPTPAKYKKEYPFLKEVDSLALANTQMNLDKAYKAFFTGQNKFPKHKSRKARKSYTTNVVNGNIMVQDGYIKLPKLKWVKLKQHRQIPEGSKLKSVTVSMSATGKIYVSILTEYEVEPKEVQPENIIGLDYSMKELFVANEGTRAKYPRFYRQSEDRLAKEQRVLSRRKKGSNRWFKQKNKVAKLHEKVANQRKDFCHKWSRNLADNFDAIAIEDLNMKDMSKALKFGKSVHDNGWGMFASFLSYKLEELGKKLVKVGKWFPSSKTCSKCGGIDKQLTMSIRTYKCACGHVQDRDVNAAINIKVEGKRLLSEHQ; encoded by the coding sequence ATGGTCAAAAAGAACAAAGCTTTCAAATTCAAAACAGAACCAAATTTTGAGCAACTAAACTTAATTAAAAGAACCTTCGGTTCTGCCCGCTTTATATTCAACAAAATGCTGGATGACCGCATTTTAGCTTATGAAGATTACAAAAATGACCAAAGCGAACTGAAGAAAATGAAGTTTCCAACGCCAGCGAAATACAAAAAAGAATATCCTTTTTTGAAAGAAGTGGATAGTCTTGCTTTGGCCAACACTCAAATGAACCTGGATAAAGCTTATAAGGCTTTTTTTACTGGTCAAAATAAATTCCCAAAACACAAAAGCCGTAAAGCTCGTAAGAGCTATACGACAAATGTGGTTAACGGAAATATTATGGTCCAGGATGGCTATATCAAATTACCGAAACTCAAATGGGTGAAGTTGAAACAACATAGACAAATACCTGAAGGAAGCAAGTTGAAATCGGTCACGGTTTCAATGTCTGCGACAGGTAAAATTTATGTTTCTATTCTTACTGAATACGAAGTTGAACCTAAAGAGGTTCAACCAGAAAATATTATTGGTCTAGATTATTCTATGAAGGAATTGTTTGTAGCAAACGAAGGCACGAGAGCCAAGTACCCTCGTTTCTACCGTCAATCAGAGGATAGACTAGCCAAAGAGCAGCGCGTGTTATCACGCAGAAAGAAAGGCTCGAACCGTTGGTTCAAGCAGAAAAATAAAGTAGCGAAGCTACATGAAAAAGTAGCAAACCAACGCAAAGATTTCTGCCACAAGTGGAGCCGTAATTTAGCTGATAACTTTGATGCCATAGCTATTGAAGACCTTAACATGAAAGATATGTCTAAGGCTCTTAAATTCGGCAAAAGCGTGCACGATAACGGATGGGGAATGTTCGCCTCATTTCTTTCTTACAAGCTCGAAGAGCTTGGAAAGAAGCTTGTCAAGGTCGGCAAATGGTTCCCATCCTCTAAAACGTGCTCCAAATGCGGTGGTATTGATAAACAACTAACAATGAGCATACGAACTTACAAATGCGCTTGTGGCCACGTTCAAGACCGCGATGTGAACGCGGCTATTAACATAAAAGTAGAAGGAAAAAGGCTCCTTTCGGAGCATCAGTAA
- a CDS encoding YwaF family protein, producing MPEWFNIQIQDRFEFLSTSHMIMLAILFSGIALLLIFHQTLQKNDRLQQIIRWTLFVLLLGGEIGQTIWGLANHNWNMEDHAPLHLCGIASILGMVALLFYRHKVIQILYFIGIIPPIVTLLTPEVFYSFPHFRFLKFFLHHMALAWTGIFLILVSSARVTFRSLLMMFGYLNLYAVFIFFLNRQIGTNYLFLAGTPDVSTPLDALGEGVWYYVNLELFCFGLFLGMYGLYRFISLGRNWKKRSGLKEEKYHYL from the coding sequence ATGCCAGAATGGTTTAATATTCAAATACAAGACAGGTTCGAATTTTTATCAACGAGTCACATGATCATGCTCGCAATTCTTTTTTCAGGAATCGCTTTATTGCTGATTTTTCACCAGACTCTTCAAAAGAATGACAGGCTCCAGCAAATCATCAGATGGACATTATTCGTGCTGCTGCTGGGTGGCGAAATTGGCCAGACGATCTGGGGGCTTGCAAACCATAACTGGAATATGGAAGATCATGCTCCGCTTCACTTATGCGGAATTGCTTCCATACTTGGGATGGTGGCTCTGCTTTTTTATCGTCACAAGGTCATACAAATTCTTTATTTCATTGGCATTATTCCGCCGATCGTAACATTGTTAACGCCAGAGGTGTTTTACTCGTTTCCACACTTTCGTTTTTTGAAATTTTTTCTGCACCATATGGCTTTAGCCTGGACCGGCATATTTTTAATTCTGGTTAGTTCTGCACGAGTCACCTTCCGATCGCTCCTTATGATGTTCGGTTATTTAAATCTTTATGCTGTATTTATATTTTTTCTTAACCGGCAAATCGGGACGAATTATTTGTTTCTGGCAGGCACGCCTGATGTGAGTACGCCGCTTGATGCGCTTGGGGAAGGGGTATGGTACTACGTGAATTTAGAACTCTTCTGTTTTGGATTATTCTTAGGGATGTATGGGTTATATCGTTTTATTTCACTCGGGCGAAATTGGAAAAAGAGGTCGGGGTTAAAAGAAGAAAAGTATCATTATCTATAG
- a CDS encoding H-type small acid-soluble spore protein — MNKERAKEIFHSPEMIAVTHEDRPIYIEEVIERSETARIHPVDQPNVFQEVPLYELKETEVQH, encoded by the coding sequence ATGAATAAAGAACGCGCTAAAGAAATTTTCCACTCCCCTGAAATGATTGCGGTCACCCATGAGGACCGACCGATTTACATCGAAGAGGTTATTGAGAGAAGTGAAACCGCAAGAATTCACCCCGTGGATCAGCCAAATGTGTTCCAGGAAGTTCCGTTGTACGAACTGAAGGAAACGGAAGTACAGCATTAA